TCGCGCTGTTCCGCGACGTCTGCGACGCAGTTCAGTACGCGCACGAGATGGGCGTGGTGCACCGCGACCTGAAGCCCAGCAACATCCTCGTCGACGAGCACGGCCGCGCGAAGGTGCTCGACTTCGGAATGGCGCGGCTCTTGGACACCGGCGGGCCACCCGTGACCGAGCGGACGCATGCCGGGCAGATCATCGGCACGGTGCCCTACATGAGCCCCGAGCAGATCAAGGGCGACGCCGCGTCCATCGGCGTGCACACGGACATCTACGGCCTGGGCGTCGTGCTCTTCGAATTGCTCACCGGCAAGCTGCCGCACGACGTTCGCAACGCCTCATTGCCCGAGGCGGCGCGGCGCATCACCGACGGCGAGCCGGCGCACATTCGCGCGTTTGATCGCTCGCTCAGCGGCGACCTCGACGTGATCGTGGCGACCGCGATCGATCGGGAGATCGAAGGTCGATATCCGTCGGTGAAGGCGTTGAGCGAGGACGTCGGTCGCTTCCTCGAGGGCGAGCCCATCCGAGCCCGGCCGCACTCGGCGATCTACCACGCCCGCAAGTTTGCGCAGCGGCATCGGGCGCCGGTGGTGCTGGGTGCCTCGCTCGTGGTCGTGCTCGTCGCAGCGACCGTCGTGTCGTTCATCTTCGGTCTGGGGCAGAAGTCGGCCAAGGAGGCAGCGCAGGAAGCCGAGGCGCGGGCCGTGGTCGAGGCCTCGGTCCGCGAGCGGATCAATGAGTTTCTGGTTGAAGACCTGCTGGGCGCTATCCATCCCTTGCGCGCCCGAGGCGAAGAGATCAGCGTGCGCGCGGTCGTTGACCAAGCGTCCCAAGAAATTCGGAGCGGCGCCCTCGACGACCAGCCCGAGGTCGCCGTCTCGGTCAACCAGACCATCGGCAACGTCTACCGCGCGCTCGGGCAGTACGACGACGCACTGTGGCACCTGGACGCCTCACTGCGGACCGCCCTCGACGCGTTCGAGCCGACCGATGCACGAATCGCGAACGCGTGGTCTGATCTGGGCGGCTTCCACCTTGAGCGGGCGGAGTTCGAACCTGCCCGCGACGCGTACGCCTCGGCCATGGAGATCTATCGGGCCGACGAGAAACCAGACGGCATTCCCGAGTCGGCCATCCTCGCCAGTGGCGCCATCGTCTTACAGCGACTCGGCCAGTACGACGAGGCCGAGGCCTGGATGATTGAGGGGCTAGCCCTGCGAGAGGCGGCTCGAGCCGAAGCGGATGGCGATGCCGACGCCATCGACGGGCTCATCGCCAACAGCCACCACAACCTCGGCGGACTGTTCCGGGCCCAACGACGCGCGGCCGAGGCCGCCGACCACTTCGAGCGGGCGCTGGAGATCCGCCGACGCATCCTTGCCGACGACAGCCCGGAACTTGCCATGACGTCGAGCATGCTCGCAACGGCGTACGCCAGGCTCGACCGTCTGGATGACGCGTCGGCCCTGCTCGACGAGGCCGTGCCGGTATTCGTCCGCGCGTACGGCGAGGGCCACCAGTACGTCGCCACGACGCTGACGATGCAGGCCGGCGTCGAGGTTCGCCGCGGCGAGCACGAACGAGCGCTCGAACTTTATCGAGAGGCCCAGCAGATCTACGTCGACTCGCTCGGCGAGGGCCATTTGTACGTCGCGCGTGTCCGCAGCGCGATGGCCAGCACTCTGAACGACCTCGATCGATTCGACGAGGCGCTCGAGAGCGTCCAGAGCGCGATGGCGATCGAGCGGGCTTCGCTGCCGGAAGATCATCCGAATCGTGCTGCGTCGCGCTTGATCGAAGGCCAGTGCCTGCTCGGGCTCGGCCGCACCGTCGAGGCCCTGACATCGCTTGAGGCCGCGATGCGGGTGCTGGAGGTCGCGGGGGCCGAGTCGCCCCGGGCTGTCTTGTGCCGGATCGAGCTGGCCAGGGCCCTCCGCGAGCTTGGCCGCGAGGACGAGGCGCTGGCCGCGATCGAGGCTGCCAGGCGGGCCATTCAGGCCTCGCCCGACACGCTGGGGAACGAGGCCGAGCGGCTGGCCGAGCTCACCGGCGGCTGACTCTCGGACTTTTTTCATTTTCTTTGCGCGTTTTGATCACCGTCTGCGAGGACGGGGTAGCGGGCTGGCCCGCTCATCCCCAGACTGCCGGCGGCGCCGCCGCATGGGGATGACGGGCCGGCCCCACCCTGGAGGTTTCCCATGCGTATCGACTCATTCATTGCAACGTGTGCCTCGCTCGTCCTGGCCGGTGCGGCGACGGCGGACTTCTCGGGCCCGTATGAGGCCCAGCTCTGGCAAGACACCGGCATCTTCGAAGGCGTGACCACGATCTCGCCCGACACGGGGCTGACCGACACGCTCACGTTCGGCTACGACGTTGACCTGGGCAACCCCGGCCCGGGCGTGCCATTCCGCACTACGACGTTCTCGATCGAGGCCGACAAGAGCGGCACGATCTCGTTCGACTACGACTACTCGGGCTTCCACGGGTTCGCGTCCACCGAGGTCTACCTGGAGGTCTTCGCCGAAACCAGCGACGGCGTGACCAGCATCGTGATCGTCGACCAGCCCGACGGTGGCGGCTTCCAGTACACCGGCTCGGTCGAGATCGACGTTGAGGCCGGCATGGACTTCGGCATCATCGTCGGCGGCGGCAACTTCGACAGCAACAGCGTCATCAACGGCGAGGTCGAACTGACCAACTTCTCGCGGCCGCTGAGCCTCGACGGCGCCTACGCCATGGACAACTGGTCGACGATGGGCATCGACGAGGGCACGACCGAGATCCTGCCCGAGACCGGCGATGCGCTGGTTGGCTCGTTTCTCTACGACGTCGACCTGGGCAACCCCGGCCCGGGCGTGACGTTCCGCACGGCCGAGTTCGGCGCGGTTGCCGGCGGCACCGGCCCGGTGAGCTTTGACTATCTGTACGAGGGCTTCCACGCGTTCTTCGACGCCCGCGTGTACCTCGAGGTCTTCGCCGACACGTCGGCCGGCCGCACGAGCATCGTGCTGGTCGACGAGATGGACGGCGGCGGCCACAGCTACGAGGGCTCGGCGCTCATTGATGTCGAGAAGGGCATGCCATTCGGCATCATCGTGGGCGGCGGCAACTTCGACCGCAACAGCGTCATCAATGGCCGCGTGGACATCTCCCGCTTCAGCGGCCCGCGTGCCTTCGACGGCGCGCTCCGGCTGGAGAACTGGACCAACACCGGCATCGACGAAGGCACGACCGCGACCAGCCCGACGAGTGGCCCCGCCGACCGCCCCGAGTTCTCCTACGACGTCGACCTGGGCAACCCGGGTCCGGGCGTCACGTTCCGCACCACGGAGTGGTCCGTCGAGAGCGACCACACCGGAGTCGCCAGCTTCGACTGGTCGCACACCGGCGATCACAAGTTCTTCCTCACCAACATCTACCTCGAGGCCTTTGCCGAGACGTCGGGCGGCCGCGAGAGCATCGTGCTCGTCGACGAGGCGGCCGGCCCGGGCTTCCTGTTCGAGGGCAGCGTCGAGCTGGCGGTCGAGGCGGGCATGCCCTTCGGCATCATCGCGGGCGGCGGCAACGGCGATTCCAATAGTGTCATCTCGGGCACGGTCACGCTCTCGGAGGTCTGCTTCGGGCCCTGCCCGGCCGACTTCGACGGCGACGGCGCCCTGACGATCTTCGACTTCCTCGCCTTCCAGAACGCGTTCGCCATGAGCGATCCGTCGGCCGACTTCGACGGCGACGGCGAGTTCACGCTGTTCGACTTCCTGGCCTTCCAGAACGCCTTCGCGTCTGGCTGCTGAGCCGACCTTCGGGAGAGTCGTGAGAGAGCGCGAAGCAGGCCCGGGCATCCTCCCGCCCGGGCCGCTCGCTGCGCGCCGGGGGCGTGTCACACTCGGTACGCTCCTCACGCAAGTCGTCACTCACGCGCAAGTTTCCAGCCACGCTCCGACTGCTCCGATCGGCGTGAGCATACCGCTGCCCTCGGCTCGTCTTATCGCCGGCCGGTTGACCGGCCCGGCCCCCCGCGCTTCACTGGTGCGTGCGATCCGACCGTCCCCAGACCGCGCCGGCCAAGCGGCCCATCCTCTTCACGGCCTTCGAGCCCAGCGGCGACGACCACGCCGCTCCGGTCATCGCCGAGATCATCGAGCGGCAGCCAGAGAGGCCGGTCTATGCCTGGGGCGGGCCCAAGATGGAGGCCGCCGGGGCTGTTGTCATCGAGCGGACGGGCGAGAACGCCGTCATGGGCATGCCGGGCCTGGCCAAGATCCGCGAGCACAAGCGCATCAATGCCCGTATCCGCAAGTGGATGGCCAGCCACAAGCCCGTGCTGCACGTGCCCGTCGATTCGCCCGCGGCCAACTTCCCGATCGCGGCCATGGCCAAGGCGGGGGGGACGGGCGTGGTGCACCTCGTCGCGCCACAGGTGTGGGCGTGGGGCTCGTGGCGCGTCGCCAAGCTGCGTCGACTGACCGATCTCGTTTTATGCTTGCTGCCCTTCGAGGAAGGCTGGTTCACGACGCGCGGCGTGCCAGCACGGTTCATCGGCCACCCGCTCTTCGACCACGAGCTCGATCCCCAGCGTGTGCTTGACCGCGCCAAACAGCTGCCCGAGTTCGGCCAGGGTGAAGCAACAGGCCCGTGGCGGATCGGCCTGTTCCCCGGCAGCCGGCCGAGCGAGCTCGAAAAGAACCTGCCGCTGCTCCTGGGCGCATACCGAGAGCTCGCCGCGTGCGAGAAGTGCCGGCGTGATGGGCGGGCGCCCGTCGCGATGATCGTGGCCGTCAACGACGCCGTCGAGCAGCGACTGCGAGAACTGGCCGACCGCCACGGCGGCGTGCCCGAGGGGGTGGGCTTCATCGCGGGCGACACCGACTCGGCCGTGCGCTGGGCCGAGCTGGCGCTGGTCGTCAGCGGCACGGTCACGCTGCAGATCGCCCGGCAGGCGCGGCCGATGGTCGTTTTCTACAAGTCCAACGAGTTCCTGTACAACCTGATCGGCCGGTGGATCGTCTCGACGCGGTACTTCACACTGCCAAACCTGATCGCGGGCACGAACGTCGTGCCCGAATTGGTACCGCACTTTGGCGGCGCAGATCCCATTGCCATGGCCGCCCGCGCCCTGATCACCGATGCGGAGGCGATGGCCGAGCAGGTACAGGCCCTGACGGATATCGCCGGCCGCTTCGACGGGCTCGAGGCCTCGATGGCCGCGACCGACGCCATCCTGGAGCAGGCCGCCCGCCGCGAGGGCTGAGCCGGCGTCCATCTGCACCGCCCCTCACGGGCCCGCAGGGCGGTTCCGGCCCGCTCGTTACGGCGTTGTGACGCACCTTCGGCCGATCAAGAAGTATCACTTATGGTGCGGGCCGGTCTTCTTTCTCCCCTCGGCCCGCCCAGGAGGTGACCCATGATCAGGCGGCATGCTCTCAAGGCACGGAACTCTCATACGGCTCGCGGCGGCTTGCTCGCCCTGGCGCTCGCGGCGACAGCAGCCTTGCCCGGCAACGCCACGGCCCAACTCTCGGAAGAGATCGACCGGCCCGCCGTCAACATCGTCGTACCCCAGCGACGCGTCTGGATCCAAGGCGAGCCACGCTCGCAGATCGAGATCAAGTCCGTCCAGGTCTCGGCCAAGGCGACCGGCCAGGCTGCGAGCACAACCATCCGCATGACGCTGCACAACCACGGCGGAAGCCAGGCCGAGGCCCAGGTGCTGCTGCCCGTGCCCGACGGCGCGGCCATCGGGCAGTTCGTGCTCGAGGGCCTGGGCGAGCAGGGCATCGCCAAGATCATGCCCGCCGACGAGGCCCGCGCGATCTACAACCGCATCGTCGCCTCGATGCGCGACCCGGCGCTGCTCGAGTTCGTCGGCACGAGCCTGGTGCGGTCGAGCGTCTTCCCCGTGCCCGCTAACGGCGAGCAGACCGTCAGCATGACCTACGACCACACGCTCGAGGCCGACGGCGACCGCATCGAGTACGTGCTGCCCCGCTCGGCCGAGTTGATGCTCCAGGGGGCGCCCTGGTCCTTTGTGATGGACGTGAACGGCGCCCGGCCGATCGCGACCGTGTACTCGCCGACGCATGACATCGCCACCGAGACGCCGAGCGCCACGAGCGTCAAGGTCTCGGTCTCGCCCGAGGCGTTCAGCGGCACGCCGGGCCCGCTCCGCGTGGGCTGGCTGCGCGAGCCGCTGGAGTCCGGCATGCTCGCCAGCTCTTTCGTGGCGTATCCCGACGGCGACGGTGGCGGCTACTTCATGCTCGTCGCCGGCCCGCCCGCATTACCCGACGATGGCGACCGAGAGCCGGTGAAGCGCGAGGTCACCCTCGTGATCGACAAGAGCGGCTCGATGCGCGGCGAGAAGATCGTGCAGGCCCGGGAGGCGGCCATCCAGGTCATCAGCGGCCTGAATGAAGGCGAGTACTTCAACGTCATCGCCTATTCGGACACCATCAACAAGCTCAGCGCCGAAGCCGTCGAGAAGACCACCCAGAGCGAGGCCGAGGCCATCGCGTTCATCGAGGCCATCACCGCGGTCGGCGGGACGAACATCCACGATGCTCTCATGTCGGCGGTGCGCACCGAGCCGGCCGAAGGCGTCCTGCCGATGGTCATCTTCCTGACCGACGGGTTGCCGACGGTGGGGGTGACCCAGGAGAGCGCGATCCGCGAGGCGGTGGCGAAGTCGAACAAGCACGAGCGCCGTGTCTTCGGCTTCGGCGTGGGCTACGACGTCAACGCGCCGCTGCTCACCGCCGTCAGCCGCGAGACCCGGGGGGCGCCGACGTTCGTGCTTCCCCAGGAGAGCGTCGAAGCCAAGGTAGGTCAGGTCTTCCGCCGGCTGACCGGTCCGGTGCTGGCTTCGCCGACGCTCACCCCGAGCGAGGCGGCCAGCGTCAAGGACATGCTTCCCGGCGAGCTGCCCGACATCTTCGAGGGCGACCAGCTCGTCGTGCTGGGCCGATACACCGATGAAGACGAGAACCTGACCTTCACGCTTGCCGGCGAGGGCGCCGAGGGAGAGCGCAGCTTCCAGATGACCTTCGACCCCAGCCGCGCGAGCGTCGAGCACGCGTTCGTGCCGCGACTGTGGGCCCAGCGCCGCATTGCGCAGCTCGTTGATGCCGTGCGGCAGGCAGGCGCCGATGGCAAGGCCGAGCTGGGCGACGAGCTGATCTCCGAGATCGTGGCGCTCAGCACGCGGTGGGGCATCCTGACCGAGTACACGTCGTTCCTGGCGATCGAGGCCGGCATCGAGGTCGGCGACCAGGTGGCAACGTTCGAGCCCGCCGCCGACCGGGAGGGCGTGACGCGCCTGGGGGTGCAGATGCAGCGAGCCGCGGCACGGCCGAGCCAGCCCGCGGAGGAGGCCATGCTGTACAGCCTGTCCTCGGTCATCGACGAGCGCACGGGCGTCGGCGCCGTGCAGCAGGACGCCGTCAACCAGCGGGCGATGGCCGCGAAGAACGTCGTCGCCAACCGAATGCGGACCGCCGGTGGCGCGGAGGTCATCCTGACGGGCATGCGTCAGGTTGGCGATCAGACGCTCTTCGCCCGCG
This Phycisphaerales bacterium DNA region includes the following protein-coding sequences:
- a CDS encoding GC-type dockerin domain-anchored protein, producing MRIDSFIATCASLVLAGAATADFSGPYEAQLWQDTGIFEGVTTISPDTGLTDTLTFGYDVDLGNPGPGVPFRTTTFSIEADKSGTISFDYDYSGFHGFASTEVYLEVFAETSDGVTSIVIVDQPDGGGFQYTGSVEIDVEAGMDFGIIVGGGNFDSNSVINGEVELTNFSRPLSLDGAYAMDNWSTMGIDEGTTEILPETGDALVGSFLYDVDLGNPGPGVTFRTAEFGAVAGGTGPVSFDYLYEGFHAFFDARVYLEVFADTSAGRTSIVLVDEMDGGGHSYEGSALIDVEKGMPFGIIVGGGNFDRNSVINGRVDISRFSGPRAFDGALRLENWTNTGIDEGTTATSPTSGPADRPEFSYDVDLGNPGPGVTFRTTEWSVESDHTGVASFDWSHTGDHKFFLTNIYLEAFAETSGGRESIVLVDEAAGPGFLFEGSVELAVEAGMPFGIIAGGGNGDSNSVISGTVTLSEVCFGPCPADFDGDGALTIFDFLAFQNAFAMSDPSADFDGDGEFTLFDFLAFQNAFASGC
- a CDS encoding VIT and VWA domain-containing protein; protein product: MIRRHALKARNSHTARGGLLALALAATAALPGNATAQLSEEIDRPAVNIVVPQRRVWIQGEPRSQIEIKSVQVSAKATGQAASTTIRMTLHNHGGSQAEAQVLLPVPDGAAIGQFVLEGLGEQGIAKIMPADEARAIYNRIVASMRDPALLEFVGTSLVRSSVFPVPANGEQTVSMTYDHTLEADGDRIEYVLPRSAELMLQGAPWSFVMDVNGARPIATVYSPTHDIATETPSATSVKVSVSPEAFSGTPGPLRVGWLREPLESGMLASSFVAYPDGDGGGYFMLVAGPPALPDDGDREPVKREVTLVIDKSGSMRGEKIVQAREAAIQVISGLNEGEYFNVIAYSDTINKLSAEAVEKTTQSEAEAIAFIEAITAVGGTNIHDALMSAVRTEPAEGVLPMVIFLTDGLPTVGVTQESAIREAVAKSNKHERRVFGFGVGYDVNAPLLTAVSRETRGAPTFVLPQESVEAKVGQVFRRLTGPVLASPTLTPSEAASVKDMLPGELPDIFEGDQLVVLGRYTDEDENLTFTLAGEGAEGERSFQMTFDPSRASVEHAFVPRLWAQRRIAQLVDAVRQAGADGKAELGDELISEIVALSTRWGILTEYTSFLAIEAGIEVGDQVATFEPAADREGVTRLGVQMQRAAARPSQPAEEAMLYSLSSVIDERTGVGAVQQDAVNQRAMAAKNVVANRMRTAGGAEVILTGMRQVGDQTLFARGGQWVDSSLLEAVEANNADVDETVEFASERYFELANELASERRQGVLALGRDVLLNRGGKVILVQAPRAETP
- a CDS encoding serine/threonine-protein kinase, producing MSTPSHDEVRRVFSECCELQGPERDAAIDRLCAGNEALKEEVRSLLGYDDVEDALSDHAIVSGRTPGQRGGAMPEAIGSYAIIGVLGEGGSGVVYEAEQKSPRRHVALKVLRTPLLSDAMRRRFRREAQVLGRLQHPGIAQIHAAETELKSADGLPYFVMELVRGSTLTEACRAISVAQKLALFRDVCDAVQYAHEMGVVHRDLKPSNILVDEHGRAKVLDFGMARLLDTGGPPVTERTHAGQIIGTVPYMSPEQIKGDAASIGVHTDIYGLGVVLFELLTGKLPHDVRNASLPEAARRITDGEPAHIRAFDRSLSGDLDVIVATAIDREIEGRYPSVKALSEDVGRFLEGEPIRARPHSAIYHARKFAQRHRAPVVLGASLVVVLVAATVVSFIFGLGQKSAKEAAQEAEARAVVEASVRERINEFLVEDLLGAIHPLRARGEEISVRAVVDQASQEIRSGALDDQPEVAVSVNQTIGNVYRALGQYDDALWHLDASLRTALDAFEPTDARIANAWSDLGGFHLERAEFEPARDAYASAMEIYRADEKPDGIPESAILASGAIVLQRLGQYDEAEAWMIEGLALREAARAEADGDADAIDGLIANSHHNLGGLFRAQRRAAEAADHFERALEIRRRILADDSPELAMTSSMLATAYARLDRLDDASALLDEAVPVFVRAYGEGHQYVATTLTMQAGVEVRRGEHERALELYREAQQIYVDSLGEGHLYVARVRSAMASTLNDLDRFDEALESVQSAMAIERASLPEDHPNRAASRLIEGQCLLGLGRTVEALTSLEAAMRVLEVAGAESPRAVLCRIELARALRELGREDEALAAIEAARRAIQASPDTLGNEAERLAELTGG